AGCGCCCGGGCGTTGACGCGTTTTTTACGCGCCGCGTCCGCTTTTATCGGCAGGATTTACGGCGCGCTTCCTATAGTGGAACCGTCATCAACCAACCGGATCCCCGGAACGCCGCAAGCGGCGCCTCCGGCCCCGCTACCCGTCATGATCCCCCGACTGCAAGCCTGCCACGCCCCCATGCCCGACTTCCTGCCCGCGCAGCCTACGCACGCCCGCAACGAACGGGTCGCGCTGACCATCAGGATAGACACGCTGGACGCGCTGAACGTGCGCCTGGCGCTGCACCGCGCGTTGGGCGAGCGCATCGGCGTCTACATGCTGTCGGTGGACCATGCCCATGCGCAAAGCGTGCTGCAACTGCAATGCGAACGCGAACAACTGGATGCGCTGATGCACGCGGTGATGTCGGGCCTGCCCCGCGCCGAGTTCGGCCCGGTGCTTCCCGCGTACGCGATGATGGGGCAGTAAGCCATGGACGCGCCACGCAAGACCGCATTTGAAGGCATCTGGCTGCCCATGGTCACGCCGATGCGCGGCGGCTATGTGGACCTGGACGCCGCACAGGCGCTGGCCCGCTACTACCGCAACGCCGGCATCGCGGGCCTGGTGCTGTTCGGTTCCACGGGCGAAGGCAATCTGCTGAGCGTGCCGGAGAAGATCGACATGATAGAAGCCGTATCGAGCGACCCGCACGCGCTGCCGCTGGTGTTCGGCGCCGGCGGCGTGGACACGCGCGGCGTCGCGACCGCGATCCGGCGCCTGGACAAGTACCAGCCGGCCGGCTACCTGGTGCCGCCGCCCTACTACCTGGGCCCGTCGCAGGCCGGCATACTGTGGCACTACCGCCAGATCGCCTGGGCCACGCAGCGGCCCATCATCCTGTACAACATCCCCAAGCGCACTGGCGTGACCATGACGGTCGAAACCATGGAGGCGCTGGCCGCGCTGCCCAACTTCAGCGCTGTCAAGGAATGCAATCCCGCGGTGCTGGCGGCGTTGAACCGGCGCGGCACGCTGACCCCGCTATGCGGCGAGGACCTGGCCCTGCTGGACCACTTCCTGGCCGGCGGCCTCGGCGCCATCCCCGCCGCCGCGCATATCTATCCCGAGCGCTATGTCGAGGTCATGCAATTGGCCCGCGACGGTCACGCGGAGGCCGCGCGCGAACTCTTTGAGCCTCTGCGCGGCCTGATCCGCCTGCTGTTTGCCGAACCCAATCCCGCGCCGATCAAGCGCGCCCTCTCGATGCAGGGCCTGATCACCGACGAGTTGCGCATGCCCATGACCAGCGCCAGCCGTGAACTCGGGCAGCGCCTGCAGCGGGCCATGAGCGTGGTGCAGGGCTCGCCTAGCCGGCTGCAGACAGCTTGAAGACGGACACCGCGTTCGCCAGCTCGCCCGCCTGATCGCGCAGGGCGCCAGCCGACGCGGCGAACTCTTCCACCAGCGCGGCGTTCTGCTGCGTCACGCCGTCCAGATGCGTCACGGCCTGGTTGATCTGTTCGATGCCCACGCTCTGCTCGGCCGAGGCCGTGGCGATCTCCCCCATCAACGGCGCACTGGTGGCGGCCGATTCCAGCACGTTGCCCATCGTCGCGCTGGCCTGCTCGACGCGCTGGCTGCCACGTGCCACCGAATCCGCCGACGCTTCGATCAGCGTCTTGATCTCCTTGGCGGCGGTGGCCGAGCGCTGAGCCAGCGCGCGCACCTCGCCCGCCACTACGGCAAAGCCCCGGCCCTGCTCTCCGGCCCGCGCCGCTTCCACTGCGGCGTTCAGCGCCAGGATGTTGGTCTGGAACGCGATCTCGTCGATCAGCCGGATGATCTCGTCGATGCGCTGCGAGCTATGCGAAATCTCGCGCATGGCGTCGATGGCGTGCTGCGTTTCATCGCTGCCCTGCCGGGCCAGTTGCGCTGCCTGGCCGGCCAGCGCGCTGACCTCGCGCACGTGTTGCGCGCTCTGCTGCGCGGTCGCGGTGATCTGCTCCACGCTGGCGGCCGTCTGCTCCAGCGCGGCGGCCTGCTTCTCGGTGCGGTCCGACAGGTCCATGCTGCCCGCCGCGATCTGCCGCGAGGCCGCGGCAATGGATGCCGTGGAATGCACGATGCTGCGCACCGCCCCGTCCAGGCGTTGCTGCATCCGCGCCAAGGCGTCGAACAGGCGGCCGATCTCGCCGCGCTGATTGCGCGGCACGCTGCCCGACAGGTCGCCGTTGGCCACGCGCTCGCACACCGCCACCGCCTGGTCCAGCGGACCCAGGATGTGCCTGCGGAAAAAGCGCAGCGCCGCCGCCAATAGCAGCACCAGAAGGCCGAGCGTCACGCCGCCCTGGCGCCATAAGGTGGCGTGGAACGCCTGGTCGACGTCATCCACGTACAAGCCCGTGAACAACAACCAGCCCCAATCGGCGTCATAGGCGGCGTAGCTGATCTTGGGCAGCGCCTGATCCGTTCCCGGCCGCGGGAACTGGTAGCGCGTATAGCCGCCGCCGGCCTTGCCCTGGGCATAGAGGTTTTCGAAGATCGGCTGCCCGGCGCTGTCCTTGACGGCCCGGACGTTGGTGCCTACCAGCTTGGGATCGGGGTGCACCAGCAGGTCGTAGCCGTCGCCGAAGGCGCCCACGTAGCCGTCCTCGCCATAGCGCAGCTGCGCCAGCCGGCGCGCCACATTGCGCTTGGCCTCGTCCAGGGGCATGCCCTCGCCTACGCTTTGCTTGCCGTTGCGCACGATGCTGGAGGCCAGATCGAGGACGTGGCGCAGCTCGGTCTTGCGCTCGGCCACCATCTCGGCGCGCCGCTCCCAGGCGTCCCAGGAGCCCAAAGCCAGCACGGCGGCGCCGACTGCGAACACAAACCACAGCAGTTCCCTGCGCAAGCTGGAATTCTTCATAGTCCTCTCATCCTTCTTCACCCGGCCAATGAAACCAATCAAGGCAGAATGTGACGGTTTATGTATGTGTTCCGTCAGAATAAGGGACAGCACCAGGGTTTCCACCAAGACTGCGCGGGGCGCTTGATCTAACGCAAGGCCCATAAAAAAAAACGCAAGGCGCGCTTGCCTTGCGTTCTTTCGTCGTGGCGGCTTTTGAGCCGCGCTGTCGATTACATGTTTTCGATCATCACCTGGCCGAAGCCCGAGCACGACACCTGGGTCGCGCCTTCGAGCAGGCGCGCGAAGTCGTACGTGACCTTCTTGGACAGGATGGATTTTTCCATGCTGGAGATGATCAGGTCCGCGGCTTCGGTCCAGCCCATGTGGCGCAGCATCATTTCGGCCGACAGGATTTCGGAACCGGGGTTCACGTAGTCCTTGCCCGCGTACTTGGGCGCGGTGCCGTGGGTGGCTTCGAACATGGCGACCGAATCAGACAGGTTGGCGCCCGGGGCGATGCCGATGCCGCCCACTTGCGCGGCCAGCGCGTCCGAGATGTAGTCGCCGTTCAGGTTCAGGGTGGCGATCACGTCGTATTCGGCCGGACGCAGCAGGATCTGCTGCAGGAAGGCGTCAGCGATCACGTCCTTGACGATGACTTCGCGGCCCGTCTTCGGGTTCTTGAACTTGCACCACGGGCCGCCATCGATCAGGGTGGCGCCGAATTCCTTCTGCAGCAACGCGTAACCCCAGTCGCGGAAGCCGCCTTCCGTGAACTTCATGATGTTGCCCTTGTGCACCAGGGTCAGCGACGTACGGTCATTGTCGATGACGTACTGCGCGGCCTTGCGCACCAGGCGCTCGGTGCCTTCGCGCGACACCGGCTTGATGCCGATGGACGAAGTGTTCGGGAAGCGGATCTTCTTCACGCCGAGCTTGGTCTGCAGGAACTGGATCAGCTCCTTGGCCTGTTCGCTTTCGGCCATGTATTCGATGCCGGCGTAGATGTCTTCCGAGTTCTCGCGGAAGATCACCATGTTGGTCTTTTCGGGTTCTCGCACCGGCGAAGGCACACCCTTGAAGTACGCCACCGGACGCAAGCAGACGTACAGGTCCAGCTGTTGGCGCAGGGCCACGTTCAGCGAACGGATGCCGCCGCCCACCGGCGTGGTCAGCGGGCCCTTGATGGACACCACGTAATCCTTGACGACGTCCAGGGTCTCGTCAGGCAGCCACACGTCCGGGCCGTAGACCTTGGTGGCCTTCTCGCCGGCATAGACTTCCATCCAGTGGATCTTGCGCTTGCCGCCATAGGCCTTCTGCACCGCCGCGTCGACGACCTTGATCATCACCGGGGTGATGTCAGCGCCCGTGCCGTCGCCTTCGATGTAGGGGACGATGGGCTGATCGGGCACATTCAGCGAGAAATCGGCGTTGACCGTGATCTTCTGGCCGCCAGCGGGAACCTTGATATGTTGGTAGGACATGAATGCTCCATTTGCTCCGAGTGGTTTTTCTGCACGCGCCGGCATCGGGAAGCGTCCGTTCCAGCGGGGAAGATCGCCCTCAGGAACCACGCACTGGATGGCCGATAGCAACCAATTCTATATCGCAAAGAGGCCAGCAGGCCTGGCGGCCCGCGCGCGGCGGTAAAATAATGCATCACCAGCCCGCCTTTCAGCCCCTTCAGATGTTCAATCCCTCACGCGACCAAGTCCGCGAATTCTTTATCGAAACCTGGCGCAAGCATCGCGCCTCCGAAGTGCTGACGCCGCTCGAGGCCATCGCGCTGGACTGGATCATCGAACATCCCGAGTACCACGGCGACCTCGAAAACCCCGAGGCCATGACGGCTGAATACTCGGTGGAAAAGGGCCGCACCAATCCCTTTCTGCACCTGTCCATGCATCTGGCCATTGCAGAGCAGCTGTCCATCGACCATCCGCCGGGAATCCGGCAGGCCTACCAGCAGCTGGTGGCGCGCAGCGACGCGCACCAGGCCGCGCATGAAATCATGGAATGCCTGGGCCAGGTGGTCTGGGAAGCGCAGCGCCTGGGTACCCCGCTGGACAGCGACACCTACATCGACCTGATCCGCCAGCGCGCCAGCCGCTGAGCGCCGCCCCCGCGTCCAAAAGAAAAGCCCCCACGCTGCGCCTTCGGCTTGCTGCCCCCCGAGGGGGCTTTTTTTCCTTGGGACGGCCCGGCGGAAAAAGAAAAGCCCCCACGCTGCGCCTTCGGCTTGCTGCCCCCCAAGGGGGCTTTTTTTCCTTGGGACGGCCCGGCGGAAAAAGAAAAGCCCTCGACTGAGGGCTTTCTTGTTTGCGGAACGGTTCCGGCCGGCTTACCTGCGCACGCCCAGGTCGCTCGGCTGCGCCGACAGCCAGGCCGCCACATTGGAGATGTCCTGGTCGGACAGCTGGGTCGCGAACGCGCCCATGATGGGGTTCTTGCGCACGTTGGCCGTGGCCGCGCTGCCGGAGGCGCCGCGCTTGTAGGCCTTCAGGGCGTGGACCAGGTAGTCCGCGTGCTGGCCGGCCAGCGTCGGATAGGCCGGATCCACGGCCGTCTTGGCGTCGGCGCCGTGGCAGGAAGCGCAGTTGAATTTGTCGAAGACGGCCTTGCCGGCCGCCAGGTCCTGCGCCTGGGCGGCAACGCCCGTCATGGCCAGGGTCGCGCCCGCAAGGGCAAGCATGTAGCGATTCATGTGTTTGCCCCCTTACTTGAGATTCGAGTAGTACGCGGCCAGATCGGCGATGTCCTGGTCGGACAGGCTGCCGGCGATGGCGTCCATCGTGGGATGGCTGCGCGCGCCTTTCTTGTACTCGTTGAGGGCGGTTTCGATGTACTTGGCGTTCTGCCCAGCGATCATCGGCACGTGGTACAGCTCGGGAAACGTTGCCTTGTAGCCTTCGATGCCGTGGCAACCGATGCACATGGAAACCTTGTCGCGGGCGTTCTGGACATTACCGACCACTGCTGCGTCTGCAGCAACAGACTGGCCGGCGATCGCACAGGATGCCATCGCGGCCAACACGGATACCGTGTACTTCAGAGAGGTTCGCAACTTCATTGGAATGGCTCTTCTTGGTATGGCTAAGGACTAGGGCCTGCTCACACGAAAAGGCCCTCGGCAAACACGTTGCGGGTCGAACCCAAAGCAAAACCGCCTGATTGTACGATAATTGCTCAGGATTAATACCTTTACCATGGTATTGATCACCGTCAAATCTCAGAAGCCATCAGACCATGTCCGCAGCCCAGTCCGCTACTTCCGCCTCGCCAGACCGCTTCGACGGGACCGACAACTATGTCGCCACCGATGACCTGAAACTCGCCGTCAATGCCGCCCTCACCTTGCAGCGTCCGCTGCTGATCAAGGGCGAACCCGGCACCGGCAAGACCATGCTGGCCGAGGAAGTGG
The sequence above is drawn from the Achromobacter xylosoxidans genome and encodes:
- a CDS encoding 4-hydroxy-tetrahydrodipicolinate synthase family protein is translated as MDAPRKTAFEGIWLPMVTPMRGGYVDLDAAQALARYYRNAGIAGLVLFGSTGEGNLLSVPEKIDMIEAVSSDPHALPLVFGAGGVDTRGVATAIRRLDKYQPAGYLVPPPYYLGPSQAGILWHYRQIAWATQRPIILYNIPKRTGVTMTVETMEALAALPNFSAVKECNPAVLAALNRRGTLTPLCGEDLALLDHFLAGGLGAIPAAAHIYPERYVEVMQLARDGHAEAARELFEPLRGLIRLLFAEPNPAPIKRALSMQGLITDELRMPMTSASRELGQRLQRAMSVVQGSPSRLQTA
- a CDS encoding methyl-accepting chemotaxis protein: MKNSSLRRELLWFVFAVGAAVLALGSWDAWERRAEMVAERKTELRHVLDLASSIVRNGKQSVGEGMPLDEAKRNVARRLAQLRYGEDGYVGAFGDGYDLLVHPDPKLVGTNVRAVKDSAGQPIFENLYAQGKAGGGYTRYQFPRPGTDQALPKISYAAYDADWGWLLFTGLYVDDVDQAFHATLWRQGGVTLGLLVLLLAAALRFFRRHILGPLDQAVAVCERVANGDLSGSVPRNQRGEIGRLFDALARMQQRLDGAVRSIVHSTASIAAASRQIAAGSMDLSDRTEKQAAALEQTAASVEQITATAQQSAQHVREVSALAGQAAQLARQGSDETQHAIDAMREISHSSQRIDEIIRLIDEIAFQTNILALNAAVEAARAGEQGRGFAVVAGEVRALAQRSATAAKEIKTLIEASADSVARGSQRVEQASATMGNVLESAATSAPLMGEIATASAEQSVGIEQINQAVTHLDGVTQQNAALVEEFAASAGALRDQAGELANAVSVFKLSAAG
- the icd gene encoding NADP-dependent isocitrate dehydrogenase, with the protein product MSYQHIKVPAGGQKITVNADFSLNVPDQPIVPYIEGDGTGADITPVMIKVVDAAVQKAYGGKRKIHWMEVYAGEKATKVYGPDVWLPDETLDVVKDYVVSIKGPLTTPVGGGIRSLNVALRQQLDLYVCLRPVAYFKGVPSPVREPEKTNMVIFRENSEDIYAGIEYMAESEQAKELIQFLQTKLGVKKIRFPNTSSIGIKPVSREGTERLVRKAAQYVIDNDRTSLTLVHKGNIMKFTEGGFRDWGYALLQKEFGATLIDGGPWCKFKNPKTGREVIVKDVIADAFLQQILLRPAEYDVIATLNLNGDYISDALAAQVGGIGIAPGANLSDSVAMFEATHGTAPKYAGKDYVNPGSEILSAEMMLRHMGWTEAADLIISSMEKSILSKKVTYDFARLLEGATQVSCSGFGQVMIENM
- a CDS encoding DUF1841 family protein, which gives rise to MFNPSRDQVREFFIETWRKHRASEVLTPLEAIALDWIIEHPEYHGDLENPEAMTAEYSVEKGRTNPFLHLSMHLAIAEQLSIDHPPGIRQAYQQLVARSDAHQAAHEIMECLGQVVWEAQRLGTPLDSDTYIDLIRQRASR
- a CDS encoding c-type cytochrome, translating into MNRYMLALAGATLAMTGVAAQAQDLAAGKAVFDKFNCASCHGADAKTAVDPAYPTLAGQHADYLVHALKAYKRGASGSAATANVRKNPIMGAFATQLSDQDISNVAAWLSAQPSDLGVRR
- a CDS encoding c-type cytochrome, whose translation is MKLRTSLKYTVSVLAAMASCAIAGQSVAADAAVVGNVQNARDKVSMCIGCHGIEGYKATFPELYHVPMIAGQNAKYIETALNEYKKGARSHPTMDAIAGSLSDQDIADLAAYYSNLK